A window from Acropora palmata chromosome 14, jaAcrPala1.3, whole genome shotgun sequence encodes these proteins:
- the LOC141865684 gene encoding uncharacterized protein LOC141865684: MCLNLSWITDIPQRSSFSSIRMGRTLNLNCFANGKMKIAACPRVLTCARNTISPRSLHSRIVSKRKSLYDILDVPHSATQAEIKAAYYELSLKYHPDVNKTQESQQVFRELTEAYGVLSNLNTRRVYDKEIGAYFMLRSTRKKETGEKMLRLTDEMLEIDLRGIKEVTFQTYEVFIHNSYHYFVSEWSNFLSTIATLSTVLQTPVRLTNACVSNGDIQSHDMRVLQLLRKICNGTLAANTGLFTVTYIPGEPLGGNFFAELSWNIRGTEPFGGCCSTLFAFCTYS, translated from the exons TTTGAATTTGTCATGGATTACAGATATACCTCAACGTTCTTCATTTTCCTCTATTCGCATGGGTAGGACTTTAAACCTGAATTGCTTTGCAAATGGAAAGATGAAGATCGCGGCCTGTCCTCGTGTGCTTACCTGTGCTCGGAACACTATTTCCCCGAGATCGTTGCACAGTCGCATCGTCTCCAAGAGAAAGAGTCTCTATGATATTTTGGATGTTCCTCACTCCGCAACACAAGCTGAAATAAAGGCTGCTTATTATGAATTGTCGTTGAAATATCACCCTGACGTAAACAAGACTCAAGAATCTCAGCAAGTGTTCAGAG AACTTACAGAGGCGTATGGCGTGTTGAGTAATTTAAATACGAGAAGAGTATATGACAAAGAAATAGGTGCTTACTTTATGCTGAgaagtacaagaaagaaagaaactggAGAGAAAATGTTGAGACTGACGGATGAAATGCTAGAGATTGACTTGAGAGGGATTAAAGAGGTAACATTCCAGACCTATGAAG TTTTTATACATAATagttatcattattttgtttcagagtGGAGTAATTTCCTCAGCACCATTGCAACTCTTAGTACAGTGTTGCAAACACCGGTAAGATTGACTAATGCTTGCGTTTCTAATGGTGATATCCAGTCCCATGACATGAGAGTGCTCCAGTTGTTGCGTAAAATCTGCAATGGAACTCTTGCCGCAAATACAGGACTGTTTACAGTGACCTACATCCCTGGAGAACCACTTGGTGGTAATTTCTTTGCTGAATTAAGCTGGAATATTAGG gGAACTGAGCCTTTTGGTGGCTGCTGTTCTACCCTGTTTGCCTTTTGCACTTATTCCTGA